Genomic segment of Clostridium sp. Marseille-P299:
ATTAAAAGCAAGTTAACACGAGTAACTTTTCCAAAATGGAAAAATCTTGTTAACACTTTGCTTCTGTGCTATAATAGTGTGAAAACTTTACTTTAATAAAAAAGTGATGCAACGAAATTTACGTAACAATTGATGTGAGGTGTTGATATGAGTTTTATATCTTATTTAATTAATGGTATCAGCCTGGGCAGTGTTTATGCAATTATTGCACTTGGATATACAATGGTCTATGGTATAGCAAAAATGCTTAACTTTGCACATGGTGATGTCATCATGGTAGGGGGATTTGTTGTTTTTTCAACGGTGAGTACAATGGGATTACCACCAGTTCTTGGAATTATAATATCAGTTTGTGTTTGTACAATATTAGGTGTAACAGTGGAGCGTATCGCTTATAAGCCACTTAGACAAGCATCTAAACTAGCAGTATTAATTACTGCCATTGGTGTTAGTTATTTTCTACAAAATGTTGCATTACTTATCTATGGTGCAAATACAAAGGCATTTACTTCAGTAGTTACCTTAGCGCCTATTAAACTAGCAAATGGAGCTCTTACTATTTCTGGTGAAACAATTGTAACGGTTATTTCATGTATCGTAATTATGGTGGTATTAACTGCATTTATTAAATATTCTAAAATTGGTCGTGCAATGTTAGCGGTATCAGAGGATAAAGGAGCAGCTCAGTTAATGGGGGTTAATGTAAATAGCACAATTGCTATTACCTTTGCAATTGGTTCTGCACTTGCAGCAGTAGCGGGTGTGTTATTATGTTCTGCATATCCTTCCTTAACTCCTTATACTGGAGCAATGCCAGGTATTAAAGCATTCGTTGCTGCAGTATTTGGTGGCATTGGTTCCATTCCAGGAGCGTTTATCGGTGGTATTTTACTTGGTATTATTGAAATTCTTAGCAAAGCTTATATATCTTCACAGTTGGCAGATGCAATTGTATTTGCAGTATTAATTGTTGTGCTTTTGGTGAAACCTACTGGTATTTTAGGCAAGAATATTCAAGAGAAAGTGTAGGTATGAAGTATGGGCATGAAAACAATCAATATAAAAAAGATGAATAAGAAATTAAAAAGTAATCTAATTACATATGGAATGGTTTTAATCGCGTTTATAATTGTTCAAATTTTGATGTCTGCTGGCATGATGTCTAACTTGATGAAGGGTATTTTAGTGCCATTATGTATCTATGTAATATTAGCAATATCTCTAAATTTAACGGTTGGTATATTAGGTGAGTTAAGTTTAGGTCATGCTGGTTTTATGTGTGTTGGTGCTTTTGCAGGATCCGTTTTTTCAAAATGCATGAAAGATGTTATTCCAGTATCAGGAGTACGTTTTTTTCTAGCAATTTTAATTGGTGCCATCGTTGCTGCTATTTTTGGTATTTTAATCGGTATTCCAGTATTAAGATTAAAAGGAGATTACCTTGCAATCGTAACACTAGCGTTTGGTGAGATTATTAAGAATTTAATGAATGTAATCTATTTGGGTGTTGATAGTAAAGGTCTTCATTTCTCATTAAAAGATGCTGCTTCTTTAAATTTAGAGTCAGATGGACAGATCATAATAAAGGGAGCACAAGGAATTACTGGTACACCAAAGGATGCTACGTTTACTATCGGTATTATTTTAGTTTTAATTACATTGTTTATTGTTAACAACTTAATTAATTCTCGTTCTGGTAGAGCGATTATGTCAATTCGTGATAATCGTATAGCAGCAGAATCTGTAGGAATCAATATTACAAAATATAAGCTAATGGCATTTTCTATTTCTGCTTCCTTAGCAGGTGTTGCTGGAGTACTATATTCTCATAATCTTTCTACACTTACAGCTTCTCCAAAGAATTTTGGTTACAATATGTCAATTATGATTCTTGTATTTGTTGTACTTGGTGGAATTGGAAATATTCGTGGCTCCATTATAGCAGCGGTTATTTTAACATTATTACCAGAATTATTACGTGGTTTAAGTGAATATCGTATGCTTATTTATGCGATTGTTTTAATTGTTACAATGATAATAAGTAATAATCCAAAAGCTGTAGAATATCGCAACATGCTTTTTGGAAAGCTTAAAAGAGCAAAAAATCAAACGAAGGAGGCTAAGTAATTATGGCATTATTAGAGGTTAGAAACTTAGGAATTTCCTTCGGTGGACTTAGAGCTGTAGATGATTTTAGTGTTGAAATTAAAAAGGGACAATTATATGGTTTAATTGGGCCAAATGGTGCTGGAAAGACGACAATCTTTAATCTTTTGACTGGAGTTTATAAGCCAACCGATGGTAGAATCATTTTAGATGGGAAGGATATCGTTGGTATGAAAACGACAGATATTAACCTAGCAGGTATCGCAAGAACTTTCCAGAACATTCGTCTCTTTTCTAACTTAACAGTCCTTGAAAATGTAAGTGTTGGTTTACACAATCAATATTCCTATTCTGCAGCAACTGGTATTTTACGATTACCAAAATTCTTTAAGAAAGAAAAAGAGATTGAAGCTCGCGCTATGGAATT
This window contains:
- a CDS encoding branched-chain amino acid ABC transporter permease, which translates into the protein MSFISYLINGISLGSVYAIIALGYTMVYGIAKMLNFAHGDVIMVGGFVVFSTVSTMGLPPVLGIIISVCVCTILGVTVERIAYKPLRQASKLAVLITAIGVSYFLQNVALLIYGANTKAFTSVVTLAPIKLANGALTISGETIVTVISCIVIMVVLTAFIKYSKIGRAMLAVSEDKGAAQLMGVNVNSTIAITFAIGSALAAVAGVLLCSAYPSLTPYTGAMPGIKAFVAAVFGGIGSIPGAFIGGILLGIIEILSKAYISSQLADAIVFAVLIVVLLVKPTGILGKNIQEKV
- a CDS encoding branched-chain amino acid ABC transporter permease produces the protein MGMKTINIKKMNKKLKSNLITYGMVLIAFIIVQILMSAGMMSNLMKGILVPLCIYVILAISLNLTVGILGELSLGHAGFMCVGAFAGSVFSKCMKDVIPVSGVRFFLAILIGAIVAAIFGILIGIPVLRLKGDYLAIVTLAFGEIIKNLMNVIYLGVDSKGLHFSLKDAASLNLESDGQIIIKGAQGITGTPKDATFTIGIILVLITLFIVNNLINSRSGRAIMSIRDNRIAAESVGINITKYKLMAFSISASLAGVAGVLYSHNLSTLTASPKNFGYNMSIMILVFVVLGGIGNIRGSIIAAVILTLLPELLRGLSEYRMLIYAIVLIVTMIISNNPKAVEYRNMLFGKLKRAKNQTKEAK
- a CDS encoding ABC transporter ATP-binding protein translates to MALLEVRNLGISFGGLRAVDDFSVEIKKGQLYGLIGPNGAGKTTIFNLLTGVYKPTDGRIILDGKDIVGMKTTDINLAGIARTFQNIRLFSNLTVLENVSVGLHNQYSYSAATGILRLPKFFKKEKEIEARAMELLKVFDLEKEADLLASNLPYGKQRKLEIARALATSPKLLLLDEPAAGMNPNETIELMETIRFVRDEFDMTILLIEHDMKLVSGICEELTVLNFGRVLAHGKTNEVLNNPQVVTAYLGE